A single genomic interval of Magnetospirillum sp. 15-1 harbors:
- a CDS encoding ATP-binding cassette domain-containing protein yields MILEARGLCYAYPGGVAALAGLDLAVERGRRLAVLGPNGAGKTTLLLHLNGTLKPAAGTVLLGGEAIGYSRAALTGWRRRVGLVLQEPDDQLFAATVAEDVSFGPLNLGLSEAEARRRVNAALEALGIAELAGRATHMLSFGQKKRVAIAGALAMEPEVLLLDEPLAGLDHQGGKRLLAALDRLAQAGATLVFTTHEVDLAYGFADRVALFQGGRVIAQGEAAQVLADRDSLAACGLEPPLLLELGVRTRQEALALMAARQRVY; encoded by the coding sequence CTCGATCTCGCGGTGGAGCGGGGGCGGCGGCTGGCGGTGCTGGGACCCAACGGGGCGGGCAAGACCACCTTGCTGCTCCACCTGAACGGCACGCTGAAGCCGGCCGCCGGCACCGTGCTGCTGGGAGGCGAGGCCATAGGGTATTCGCGGGCGGCGCTGACCGGCTGGCGCCGCCGGGTCGGGCTGGTGCTGCAGGAGCCCGACGACCAGTTGTTCGCCGCCACGGTGGCCGAGGACGTGTCGTTCGGGCCGCTCAATCTCGGCCTGTCCGAGGCGGAGGCCCGCCGGCGGGTGAACGCGGCGCTGGAGGCCCTGGGCATCGCCGAACTGGCCGGGCGCGCCACTCATATGCTGTCCTTCGGCCAGAAGAAGCGGGTGGCCATCGCCGGGGCCCTGGCCATGGAACCGGAGGTGCTGCTGCTGGACGAACCCCTGGCCGGTCTCGACCACCAGGGGGGCAAACGCCTGCTGGCGGCGCTCGATCGTCTCGCCCAGGCGGGGGCCACCCTGGTGTTCACCACCCACGAGGTCGATCTGGCCTATGGCTTCGCCGACCGGGTGGCGCTGTTCCAGGGGGGGCGGGTGATCGCCCAGGGTGAGGCCGCCCAGGTGCTGGCCGACCGCGACTCGCTGGCCGCCTGCGGATTGGAGCCGCCGCTGCTGCTGGAACTGGGGGTGCGGACCCGCCAGGAGGCGCTGGCCTTGATGGCGGCCCGGCAGAGGGTGTATTAG